In Vitis vinifera cultivar Pinot Noir 40024 chromosome 17, ASM3070453v1, one genomic interval encodes:
- the LOC104882280 gene encoding protein MODIFIER OF SNC1 1 isoform X1 encodes MTSSMLTGERRWGAPRRGGMTVLGKVAVPKPINLPSQRLENHGLDPTVEIVPKGTLSWGNRSSASNAWGSSTISPSTDGGSGSPSHLSGRPSSGGSGTRPSTAGSDRASESTASAWGPSSRPSSASGPLTSNQSSLASLRPRSAETRPGSSQLSRFAEPLSENPVAWGAAGTAEKLGVASSKSDGFSLTSGDFPTLGSEKDNFGKNTELQEHGSHARPGSSSGKVAPVKERTGTSPVGDVSVNDVKSGAVNTWKRDNSTYVEDGPRPSVEKWRGESQPYLNASIPPQHFEPWHGTPSPGGVWFRGPPGPPYGAPVTPGGFPMEPFPYYRPQIPATALANSQPVPPPGAGPRGHHPKNGDMYRPHMPDAYIRPGMPIRPGFYPGPVPYEGYYPPPMGYCNSNERDLPFMGMAAGPPVYERYSNQNARDSNNSHARTGGYGSSGKAMVPEQAESGYHHDNRGPYKVLLKQHNDWDGKDEQKWDHTGTTNASDLAKGDQRKTLPWDDDWEGDPKKVEELDSRRIKVVGEAASQTFDNQMGSSAPVKVKLTECVSSAKPIDDSSTKKFETAASTFPEAPKPSPPAPKDSTLIQKIEGLNAKARASDGRHDAPFVSSREKQKNGLQVDNTKTNQSTKEADSGATYSERIHTNAIPASHEVGVSTGLGSKDRSLEQVAASGTVISRRATHGGQGRVDHRGKGRVNAQDVDGWRKKSLVADSSSVTGSGNVELSSNVDVQDCHSSMQVPQKSGLHLQGTEDGESGSMSDPSDSQAQRAKMKEIAKQRGRQLQKEEEERLREQKAKAHAKLEELNRRTRTVDGSTQKLENVQSSGAFQHKQEELQIVAESNMDASKIGASSSALISGPSVTTQIHESNASRVGGSTDLSRELPIETPRSPYQEPIISNNQSLPLQQNANSIDAADNRNSPQINDASISKQKRVGYKQRQNIPKHNIPVEKNLTEKLVSTVTIEVPKSLTDVVVSTAASVEHVATEIVTSSESNLPVNANVTTESGHQRRKNNRIGRNKLKLEEASLPRETNPGKASVENAEPKASVLELDPSSIESISNSKDAIQSFENRGSLPNEEAHGRPTNQWKPQHPRRMPRNPQVNRSVEKFHNSDSVVWAPVQSQNKSEVADEVSQKTVVENTSSRGDHQVQNNLKNKRAEIQRYVPKPVAKELAQQGSIQRPTSPSINQTTSDETIGRGESGSQSTDSAQLAGTAIEKSGFAVESRNGDTKPNRQAKSGSWRQRVPIESTHVQGLQEESSYNSSVEKNVQKFIEHSETLKPDGQSAKGQSKYSDDWNTPDGWNTLESSDSAAPAPSAVVKDQGVTGRGKRHPFKGQKGTGNTHGLDHKNVSSGNTDKMCFQSSPLEMGQTDTTVALKENRGAGERSSSHWQPKSQAYPVHNQRGGRHNSSQNVNAEVARTIRKESTPHGGAHFPPQHDKETDHPHTDQPASETGTVIEAPNAGHQETKREEKNIASLKGRPHSPIQGPVNSVEPLPAGTDIRNEQRLSTGFRKNGNHSNRFSRGGHESHGDWSSGGQDNKQHNQPPNRERQRHNSHNEYQPVRPFSNNRSNFEGASDGSHNTSLRFRERGHGHSRRGGGNFYSRQSGNVQVDASYD; translated from the exons ATGACTTCGAGTATGTTGACTGGAGAGCGAAG GTGGGGTGCTCCAAGAAGAGGTGGAATGACTGTTTTGGGGAAAGTCGCCGTTCCTAAACCTATAAACTTACCCAGTCAAAG GTTAGAAAATCATGGTCTGGACCCGACCGTGGAAATTGTTCCTAA GGGTACCCTTAGCTGGGGCAACCGATCTTCTGCATCAAATGCTTGGGGTTCCTCCACAATCTCTCCATCTACTGATGGTGGCAGTGGTTCACCAAGTCACCTCAGTGGTCGCCCTTCATCTGGTGGAAGTGGCACTCGACCATCAACTGCCGGTAGCGATAGAGCCTCTGAATCTACTGCCAGTGCATGGGGTCCTAGCTCTAGACCATCATCAGCTTCTGGGCCATTGACATCAAATCAATCATCACTAGCATCATTACGTCCTCGCAGTGCAGAAACAAGACCTGGTAGCTCACAGCTATCTCGGTTTGCTGAACCCTTGTCTGAAAATCCAGTGGCGTGGGGTGCAGCTGGTACTGCTGAAAAATTG GGGGTGGCATCCTCCAAGAGTGATGGGTTTTCTCTGACTTCAGGAGATTTTCCAACACTTGGTTCAGAAAAAGACAATTTTGGAAAGAACACCGAGTTACAAG AGCACGGTTCACATGCTCGCCCTGGTTCATCTTCTGGCAAAGTAGCACCAGTAAAAGAGAGGACTGGGACCTCCCCAGTTG GTGATGTTTCCGTCAATGATGTCAAAAGTGGAGCTGTAAATACTTGGAAAAGGGATAATTCCACATATGTGGAAGATGGGCCCCGACCCAGTGTGGAGAAATGGCGGGGGGAATCCCAACCATACCTAAATGCTAGCATTCCCCCTCAGCATTTTGAACCTTGGCATGGAACACCTTCTCCAGGTGGCGTTTGGTTTAGAGGACCTCCAGGTCCTCCATATGGCGCACCGGTTACTCCTGGTGGCTTTCCCATGGAACCATTTCCTTATTATCGTCCCCAGATTCCAGCTACTGCCCTTGCCAACTCACAGCCAGTTCCCCCACCAGGAGCTGGACCAAGAGGACACCACCCGAAGAATGGAGATATGTACAGACCTCATATGCCTGATGCTTATATCCGCCCAGGTATGCCAATCAGGCCTGGTTTTTACCCTGGTCCAGTGCCTTATGAGGGCTATTATCCTCCTCCAATGGGTTATTGTAATTCCAATGAACGAGATCTTCCATTTATGGGAATGGCAGCCGGTCCTCCTGTTTATGAAAGGTACTCAAATCAAAATGCTCGTGATTCCAACAATTCCCATGCCAGAACTGGTGGATATGGTTCTTCTGGAAAAGCCATGGTTCCAGAGCAAGCTGAATCTGGTTATCATCATGATAATAGAGGACCGTACAAGGTTCTTCTGAAGCAACACAATGATTGGGATGGGAAAGATGAACAGAAGTGGGATCACACTGGGACAACCAATGCATCAGATCTAGCAAAGGGAGACCAACGAAAAACTTTGCCATGGGATGATGATTGGGAAGGAGATCCAAAAAAGGTTGAAGAGTTGGATTCAAGAAGAATAAAAGTTGTTGGGGAAGCTGCTTCTCAAACTTTCGACAATCAAATGGGTTCTTCTGCCCCTGTCAAAGTAAAGTTAACCGAATGTGTGAGCAGTGCGAAGCCGATTGATGACAGCTCCACAAAGAAATTTGAAACTGCAGCCTCTACTTTTCCAGAAGCTCCAAAACCATCCCCTCCTGCTCCAAAGGATTCCACTCTGATTCAGAAAATAGAGGGTTTAAATGCAAAAGCCCGGGCTTCTGATGGACGGCATGATGCTCCATTTGTTTCTAGCAGGGAGAAGCAAAAGAATGGTTTACAAGTTGATAATACTAAGACCAATCAATCCACAAAGGAGgctgattctggtgctacataTTCTGAAAGGATTCACACCAATGCAATCCCTGCCTCCCATGAAGTAGGCGTTTCTACTGGACTTGGAAGCAAAGATAGAAGCCTTGAACAGGTAGCTGCTAGTGGAACAGTGATCTCCag GAGAGCAACTCATGGTGGGCAAGGAAGAGTTGACCATCGTGGTAAAGGAAGGGTCAATGCTCAAGATGTTGATGGATGGCGGAAGAAATCTCTTGTTGCAGATTCTTCAAGTGTAACAGGGTCTGGCAATGTTGAACTGTCCTCTAATGTAGATGTGCAAGACTGCCATTCCTCCATGCAGGTTCCTCAGAAGTCTGGGTTACACCTTCAAGGAACAGAGGATGGAGAATCTGGGTCCATGTCTGATCCAAGTGATAGCCAGGCACAg CGAGCTAAGATGAAAGAGATAGCCAAGCAACGGGGGAGACAACTACAGAAGGAGGAGGAAGAGCGACTAAGAGAGCAGAAAGCCAAGGCTCATGCTAAATTGGAAGAGTTGAATAGGCGTACACGGACAGTGGATGGTTCGACTCAGAAGTTGGAAAATGTTCAATCAAGTGGTGCTTTCCAGCACAAGCAAGAAGAATTGCAAATTGTTGCTGAATCCAATATGGATGCTAGCAAAATTGGAGCATCATCCTCGGCCTTGATTTCTGGCCCCAGTGTAACTACTCAGATTCATGAAAGCAATGCCAGTAGAGTTGGAGGCTCCACTGATTTGTCCAGAGAGCTACCTATAGAGACACCAAGGAGTCCCTACCAGGAACCCattatttcaaataatcaatctTTGCCCTTGCAACAAAATGCTAATAGCATTGATGCTGCAGATAATAGAAATTCTCCCCAAATAAATGATGCTAGTATCTCGAAGCAGAAGCGAGTGGGTTATAAACAAAGGCAGAATATTCCAAAGCATAACATCCCTGTGGAAAAGAATTTAACTGAAAAGTTAGTTTCTACTGTGACAATTGAGGTGCCAAAGAGTCTTACTGATGTAGTGGTCAGTACTGCTGCTTCAGTTGAGCATGTTGCAACTGAAATTGTAACGAGCAGTGAATCAAACTTGCCTGTTAATGCAAATGTTACCACGGAGTCGGGACATCAGAGAAGGAAAAATAACAGGATTGGCAGGAACAAGCTGAAGCTGGAGGAGGCATCATTGCCAAGAGAGACAAATCCTGGTAAGGCTTCTGTTGAAAATGCTGAGCCAAAGGCTTCTGTACTTGAGTTGGATCCTAGTTCAATTGAGTCAATCTCCAATTCTAAGGATGCAATTCAGTCTTTTGAGAACCGTGGATCTTTACCAAACGAAGAAGCCCATGGTAGACCAACGAACCAGTGGAAACCCCAACATCCTCGTAGGATGCCAAGAAACCCCCAAGTTAATAGGTCTGTGGAAAAATTCCACAACAGTGATTCTGTTGTTTGGGCACCTGTGCAGTCACAGAACAAAAGTGAGGTTGCTGATGAGGTCAGCCAAAAAACTGTAGTTGAAAATACATCGTCAAGGGGGGATCATCAAGTGCAGAATAATCTTAAAAACAAGAGGGCAGAAATACAGAGATATGTTCCAAAGCCCGTTGCCAAAGAACTGGCTCAACAAGGAAGCATTCAAAGACCAACTTCTCCTTCAATCAATCAGACAACATCAGATGAGACTATTGGGAGGGGGGAATCTGGTTCTCAAAGCACTGACAGTGCTCAACTTGCTGGTACAGCTATTGAGAAATCAGGGTTTGCTGTGGAGTCCAGGAATGGTGACACTAAGCCAAATAGGCAGGCAAAATCTGGTTCATGGCGCCAAAGGGTTCCAATAGAATCAACCCATGTACAAGGCTTGCAAGAGGAATCCTCTTACAATTCAAGCGTGGAGAAGAATGTTCAGAAATTCATTGAGCATAGTGAAACCCTAAAGCCTGATGGGCAATCAGCTAAGGGCCAATCAAAATATTCTGATGATTGGAATACTCCTGACGGTTGGAACACACTTGAAAGTTCTGATTCAGCTGCTCCAGCCCCATCTGCTGTTGTGAAAGATCAAGGAGTAACAGGCAGAGGAAAGCGACATCCATTTAAAGGGCAAAAGGGTACGGGGAATACTCATGGTCTTGATCACAAAAATGTTAGTAGTGGGAACACAGATAAAATGTGCTTTCAATCCTCGCCTCTTGAGATGGGTCAAACAGACACAACTGTTGCTTTGAAAGAAAATCGTGGTGCTGGGGAGCGGTCATCATCTCATTGGCAACCCAAATCCCAGGCATATCCGGTGCATAATCAGCGGGGTGGCAGGCACAACAGCAGTCAAAATGTTAATGCTGAAGTTGCTAGGACCATCAGAAAGGAGTCCACTCCCCATGGTGGAGCACATTTTCCACCACAACATGACAAGGAGACCGACCATCCTCACACCGATCAACCTGCATCTGAAACTGGCACTGTAATAGAAGCACCAAATGCTGGGCATCAGGAGAccaagagagaggaaaaaaatatagCTTCACTTAAAGGACGCCCTCACTCCCCAATCCAAGGTCCTGTTAACTCTGTTGAACCACTTCCTGCAGGTACTGATATTCGAAATGAGCAGCGGTTGTCCACAGGTTTCCGTAAGAATGGAAACCACAGTAACCGTTTTAGCAGAGGGGGGCATGAATCTCATGGAGATTGGAGCTCAGGTGGGCAAGATAACAAGCAACACAATCAACCTCCAAACCGGGAAAGGCAGAGGCATAATTCACATAACGAATACCAGCCTGTTAGGCCATTCAGCAACAACAGATCAAACTTTGAAGGAGCATCAGATGGTTCACATAATACAAGTTTGCGGTTCAGGGAGAGGGGTCACGGGCACTCAAGGCGTGGTGGGGGAAACTTTTATAGTCGGCAAAGTGGGAATGTTCAAGTAGATGCTAGTTATGATTGA
- the LOC104882280 gene encoding protein MODIFIER OF SNC1 1 isoform X2: MTSSMLTGERRWGAPRRGGMTVLGKVAVPKPINLPSQRLENHGLDPTVEIVPKGTLSWGNRSSASNAWGSSTISPSTDGGSGSPSHLSGRPSSGGSGTRPSTAGSDRASESTASAWGPSSRPSSASGPLTSNQSSLASLRPRSAETRPGSSQLSRFAEPLSENPVAWGAAGTAEKLGVASSKSDGFSLTSGDFPTLGSEKDNFGKNTELQGDVSVNDVKSGAVNTWKRDNSTYVEDGPRPSVEKWRGESQPYLNASIPPQHFEPWHGTPSPGGVWFRGPPGPPYGAPVTPGGFPMEPFPYYRPQIPATALANSQPVPPPGAGPRGHHPKNGDMYRPHMPDAYIRPGMPIRPGFYPGPVPYEGYYPPPMGYCNSNERDLPFMGMAAGPPVYERYSNQNARDSNNSHARTGGYGSSGKAMVPEQAESGYHHDNRGPYKVLLKQHNDWDGKDEQKWDHTGTTNASDLAKGDQRKTLPWDDDWEGDPKKVEELDSRRIKVVGEAASQTFDNQMGSSAPVKVKLTECVSSAKPIDDSSTKKFETAASTFPEAPKPSPPAPKDSTLIQKIEGLNAKARASDGRHDAPFVSSREKQKNGLQVDNTKTNQSTKEADSGATYSERIHTNAIPASHEVGVSTGLGSKDRSLEQVAASGTVISRRATHGGQGRVDHRGKGRVNAQDVDGWRKKSLVADSSSVTGSGNVELSSNVDVQDCHSSMQVPQKSGLHLQGTEDGESGSMSDPSDSQAQRAKMKEIAKQRGRQLQKEEEERLREQKAKAHAKLEELNRRTRTVDGSTQKLENVQSSGAFQHKQEELQIVAESNMDASKIGASSSALISGPSVTTQIHESNASRVGGSTDLSRELPIETPRSPYQEPIISNNQSLPLQQNANSIDAADNRNSPQINDASISKQKRVGYKQRQNIPKHNIPVEKNLTEKLVSTVTIEVPKSLTDVVVSTAASVEHVATEIVTSSESNLPVNANVTTESGHQRRKNNRIGRNKLKLEEASLPRETNPGKASVENAEPKASVLELDPSSIESISNSKDAIQSFENRGSLPNEEAHGRPTNQWKPQHPRRMPRNPQVNRSVEKFHNSDSVVWAPVQSQNKSEVADEVSQKTVVENTSSRGDHQVQNNLKNKRAEIQRYVPKPVAKELAQQGSIQRPTSPSINQTTSDETIGRGESGSQSTDSAQLAGTAIEKSGFAVESRNGDTKPNRQAKSGSWRQRVPIESTHVQGLQEESSYNSSVEKNVQKFIEHSETLKPDGQSAKGQSKYSDDWNTPDGWNTLESSDSAAPAPSAVVKDQGVTGRGKRHPFKGQKGTGNTHGLDHKNVSSGNTDKMCFQSSPLEMGQTDTTVALKENRGAGERSSSHWQPKSQAYPVHNQRGGRHNSSQNVNAEVARTIRKESTPHGGAHFPPQHDKETDHPHTDQPASETGTVIEAPNAGHQETKREEKNIASLKGRPHSPIQGPVNSVEPLPAGTDIRNEQRLSTGFRKNGNHSNRFSRGGHESHGDWSSGGQDNKQHNQPPNRERQRHNSHNEYQPVRPFSNNRSNFEGASDGSHNTSLRFRERGHGHSRRGGGNFYSRQSGNVQVDASYD; the protein is encoded by the exons ATGACTTCGAGTATGTTGACTGGAGAGCGAAG GTGGGGTGCTCCAAGAAGAGGTGGAATGACTGTTTTGGGGAAAGTCGCCGTTCCTAAACCTATAAACTTACCCAGTCAAAG GTTAGAAAATCATGGTCTGGACCCGACCGTGGAAATTGTTCCTAA GGGTACCCTTAGCTGGGGCAACCGATCTTCTGCATCAAATGCTTGGGGTTCCTCCACAATCTCTCCATCTACTGATGGTGGCAGTGGTTCACCAAGTCACCTCAGTGGTCGCCCTTCATCTGGTGGAAGTGGCACTCGACCATCAACTGCCGGTAGCGATAGAGCCTCTGAATCTACTGCCAGTGCATGGGGTCCTAGCTCTAGACCATCATCAGCTTCTGGGCCATTGACATCAAATCAATCATCACTAGCATCATTACGTCCTCGCAGTGCAGAAACAAGACCTGGTAGCTCACAGCTATCTCGGTTTGCTGAACCCTTGTCTGAAAATCCAGTGGCGTGGGGTGCAGCTGGTACTGCTGAAAAATTG GGGGTGGCATCCTCCAAGAGTGATGGGTTTTCTCTGACTTCAGGAGATTTTCCAACACTTGGTTCAGAAAAAGACAATTTTGGAAAGAACACCGAGTTACAAG GTGATGTTTCCGTCAATGATGTCAAAAGTGGAGCTGTAAATACTTGGAAAAGGGATAATTCCACATATGTGGAAGATGGGCCCCGACCCAGTGTGGAGAAATGGCGGGGGGAATCCCAACCATACCTAAATGCTAGCATTCCCCCTCAGCATTTTGAACCTTGGCATGGAACACCTTCTCCAGGTGGCGTTTGGTTTAGAGGACCTCCAGGTCCTCCATATGGCGCACCGGTTACTCCTGGTGGCTTTCCCATGGAACCATTTCCTTATTATCGTCCCCAGATTCCAGCTACTGCCCTTGCCAACTCACAGCCAGTTCCCCCACCAGGAGCTGGACCAAGAGGACACCACCCGAAGAATGGAGATATGTACAGACCTCATATGCCTGATGCTTATATCCGCCCAGGTATGCCAATCAGGCCTGGTTTTTACCCTGGTCCAGTGCCTTATGAGGGCTATTATCCTCCTCCAATGGGTTATTGTAATTCCAATGAACGAGATCTTCCATTTATGGGAATGGCAGCCGGTCCTCCTGTTTATGAAAGGTACTCAAATCAAAATGCTCGTGATTCCAACAATTCCCATGCCAGAACTGGTGGATATGGTTCTTCTGGAAAAGCCATGGTTCCAGAGCAAGCTGAATCTGGTTATCATCATGATAATAGAGGACCGTACAAGGTTCTTCTGAAGCAACACAATGATTGGGATGGGAAAGATGAACAGAAGTGGGATCACACTGGGACAACCAATGCATCAGATCTAGCAAAGGGAGACCAACGAAAAACTTTGCCATGGGATGATGATTGGGAAGGAGATCCAAAAAAGGTTGAAGAGTTGGATTCAAGAAGAATAAAAGTTGTTGGGGAAGCTGCTTCTCAAACTTTCGACAATCAAATGGGTTCTTCTGCCCCTGTCAAAGTAAAGTTAACCGAATGTGTGAGCAGTGCGAAGCCGATTGATGACAGCTCCACAAAGAAATTTGAAACTGCAGCCTCTACTTTTCCAGAAGCTCCAAAACCATCCCCTCCTGCTCCAAAGGATTCCACTCTGATTCAGAAAATAGAGGGTTTAAATGCAAAAGCCCGGGCTTCTGATGGACGGCATGATGCTCCATTTGTTTCTAGCAGGGAGAAGCAAAAGAATGGTTTACAAGTTGATAATACTAAGACCAATCAATCCACAAAGGAGgctgattctggtgctacataTTCTGAAAGGATTCACACCAATGCAATCCCTGCCTCCCATGAAGTAGGCGTTTCTACTGGACTTGGAAGCAAAGATAGAAGCCTTGAACAGGTAGCTGCTAGTGGAACAGTGATCTCCag GAGAGCAACTCATGGTGGGCAAGGAAGAGTTGACCATCGTGGTAAAGGAAGGGTCAATGCTCAAGATGTTGATGGATGGCGGAAGAAATCTCTTGTTGCAGATTCTTCAAGTGTAACAGGGTCTGGCAATGTTGAACTGTCCTCTAATGTAGATGTGCAAGACTGCCATTCCTCCATGCAGGTTCCTCAGAAGTCTGGGTTACACCTTCAAGGAACAGAGGATGGAGAATCTGGGTCCATGTCTGATCCAAGTGATAGCCAGGCACAg CGAGCTAAGATGAAAGAGATAGCCAAGCAACGGGGGAGACAACTACAGAAGGAGGAGGAAGAGCGACTAAGAGAGCAGAAAGCCAAGGCTCATGCTAAATTGGAAGAGTTGAATAGGCGTACACGGACAGTGGATGGTTCGACTCAGAAGTTGGAAAATGTTCAATCAAGTGGTGCTTTCCAGCACAAGCAAGAAGAATTGCAAATTGTTGCTGAATCCAATATGGATGCTAGCAAAATTGGAGCATCATCCTCGGCCTTGATTTCTGGCCCCAGTGTAACTACTCAGATTCATGAAAGCAATGCCAGTAGAGTTGGAGGCTCCACTGATTTGTCCAGAGAGCTACCTATAGAGACACCAAGGAGTCCCTACCAGGAACCCattatttcaaataatcaatctTTGCCCTTGCAACAAAATGCTAATAGCATTGATGCTGCAGATAATAGAAATTCTCCCCAAATAAATGATGCTAGTATCTCGAAGCAGAAGCGAGTGGGTTATAAACAAAGGCAGAATATTCCAAAGCATAACATCCCTGTGGAAAAGAATTTAACTGAAAAGTTAGTTTCTACTGTGACAATTGAGGTGCCAAAGAGTCTTACTGATGTAGTGGTCAGTACTGCTGCTTCAGTTGAGCATGTTGCAACTGAAATTGTAACGAGCAGTGAATCAAACTTGCCTGTTAATGCAAATGTTACCACGGAGTCGGGACATCAGAGAAGGAAAAATAACAGGATTGGCAGGAACAAGCTGAAGCTGGAGGAGGCATCATTGCCAAGAGAGACAAATCCTGGTAAGGCTTCTGTTGAAAATGCTGAGCCAAAGGCTTCTGTACTTGAGTTGGATCCTAGTTCAATTGAGTCAATCTCCAATTCTAAGGATGCAATTCAGTCTTTTGAGAACCGTGGATCTTTACCAAACGAAGAAGCCCATGGTAGACCAACGAACCAGTGGAAACCCCAACATCCTCGTAGGATGCCAAGAAACCCCCAAGTTAATAGGTCTGTGGAAAAATTCCACAACAGTGATTCTGTTGTTTGGGCACCTGTGCAGTCACAGAACAAAAGTGAGGTTGCTGATGAGGTCAGCCAAAAAACTGTAGTTGAAAATACATCGTCAAGGGGGGATCATCAAGTGCAGAATAATCTTAAAAACAAGAGGGCAGAAATACAGAGATATGTTCCAAAGCCCGTTGCCAAAGAACTGGCTCAACAAGGAAGCATTCAAAGACCAACTTCTCCTTCAATCAATCAGACAACATCAGATGAGACTATTGGGAGGGGGGAATCTGGTTCTCAAAGCACTGACAGTGCTCAACTTGCTGGTACAGCTATTGAGAAATCAGGGTTTGCTGTGGAGTCCAGGAATGGTGACACTAAGCCAAATAGGCAGGCAAAATCTGGTTCATGGCGCCAAAGGGTTCCAATAGAATCAACCCATGTACAAGGCTTGCAAGAGGAATCCTCTTACAATTCAAGCGTGGAGAAGAATGTTCAGAAATTCATTGAGCATAGTGAAACCCTAAAGCCTGATGGGCAATCAGCTAAGGGCCAATCAAAATATTCTGATGATTGGAATACTCCTGACGGTTGGAACACACTTGAAAGTTCTGATTCAGCTGCTCCAGCCCCATCTGCTGTTGTGAAAGATCAAGGAGTAACAGGCAGAGGAAAGCGACATCCATTTAAAGGGCAAAAGGGTACGGGGAATACTCATGGTCTTGATCACAAAAATGTTAGTAGTGGGAACACAGATAAAATGTGCTTTCAATCCTCGCCTCTTGAGATGGGTCAAACAGACACAACTGTTGCTTTGAAAGAAAATCGTGGTGCTGGGGAGCGGTCATCATCTCATTGGCAACCCAAATCCCAGGCATATCCGGTGCATAATCAGCGGGGTGGCAGGCACAACAGCAGTCAAAATGTTAATGCTGAAGTTGCTAGGACCATCAGAAAGGAGTCCACTCCCCATGGTGGAGCACATTTTCCACCACAACATGACAAGGAGACCGACCATCCTCACACCGATCAACCTGCATCTGAAACTGGCACTGTAATAGAAGCACCAAATGCTGGGCATCAGGAGAccaagagagaggaaaaaaatatagCTTCACTTAAAGGACGCCCTCACTCCCCAATCCAAGGTCCTGTTAACTCTGTTGAACCACTTCCTGCAGGTACTGATATTCGAAATGAGCAGCGGTTGTCCACAGGTTTCCGTAAGAATGGAAACCACAGTAACCGTTTTAGCAGAGGGGGGCATGAATCTCATGGAGATTGGAGCTCAGGTGGGCAAGATAACAAGCAACACAATCAACCTCCAAACCGGGAAAGGCAGAGGCATAATTCACATAACGAATACCAGCCTGTTAGGCCATTCAGCAACAACAGATCAAACTTTGAAGGAGCATCAGATGGTTCACATAATACAAGTTTGCGGTTCAGGGAGAGGGGTCACGGGCACTCAAGGCGTGGTGGGGGAAACTTTTATAGTCGGCAAAGTGGGAATGTTCAAGTAGATGCTAGTTATGATTGA